From a single Theropithecus gelada isolate Dixy chromosome 8, Tgel_1.0, whole genome shotgun sequence genomic region:
- the DKK4 gene encoding dickkopf-related protein 4: MVAAVLLGLSWLCSPLGALVLDFNNIRSSADLLGARKGSQCLSDTDCNTRKFCLQSHDEKPFCATCRGLRRRCQRDAMCCPGTLCMNDVCTTMEDATPKLERQLDEQDGTHAEVTPGHPVQENQPKRKPSIKKSQGRKGQEGESCLRTFDCGPGLCCARHFWTKICKPVLLEGQVCSRRGHKDTAQAPEIFQRCDCGPGLLCRSQLTSNRQHARLRVCQKIEKL, from the exons ATGGTGGCGGCCGTCCTGCTGGGACTGAGCTGGCTCTGCTCTCCCCTGGGagctctggtcctggacttcaaCAACATCAGGAGCTCTGCCGACCTGCTTGGGGCCCGGAAG GGCTCACAGTGCCTGTCTGACACGGACTGCAATACCAGAAAGTTCTGCCTCCAGTCCCACGATGAGAAGCCATTCTGTGCTACATGTCGTGGGTTGCGGAGGAGGTGCCAGCGAGATGCCATGTGCTGCCCTGGGACACTCTGCATGAATG ATGTTTGTACTACGATGGAAGACGCAACCCCAAAATTGGAAAGGCAGCTTGATGAGCAAGATGGCACACATGCAGAAGTAACACCTGGGCACCCAGTCCAGGAAAACCAACCCAAGAGGAAGCCAAGTATTAAGAAATCACAAGGCAGGAAGG GACAAGAGGGAGAAAGTTGTCTGAGAACTTTTGACTGTGGCCCTGGACTTTGCTGTGCTCGTCATTTTTGGACGAAAATTTGTAAGCCAGTCCTTTTGGAGGGACAGGTCTGCTCCAGGAGAGGGCATAAAGACACTGCTCAAGCTCCAGAAATCTTCCAGCGTTGCGACTGTGGCCCTGGACTACTGTGTCGAAGCCAACTGACCAGCAATAGGCAGCATGCACGGTTACGAGTatgccaaaaaatagaaaagctataa